Genomic DNA from Pseudodesulfovibrio senegalensis:
TCATGACGCTCATGCGCCGTGCCGAGCGGCTCAACATGGAGCGCGTGGAGGAGAAGGAGCGGCTGGAACGCGAGCTGCACCAGCAGGAAAAGCTGGCGGGCATGGGCCGCATGGTGGCCGGTGTGGCGCATGAGATCCGCAATCCGCTGGGCATCATCTGCTCCAGCTCGGAATTGATTCTCAAGAAGGCCCGCAAGGAGGAACATCCGCACACCCGGCTCATTCAGGCCGTGCACGAGGAGGCCAAACGCCTTTCGCGCACCGTGGGCGAGTTTCTGGACTACGCGCGGCCCCGGCAGCCAGCCCTGCATGACGTGGATGTGGGCAAGGTGTTGGATCAGGTGGCCGTGTTCCTGGAGTCCGAGTGCGAAAAGCTGGGCGTGACCATCGATCGCCTGTACCACGGTGACCTTACGGTACAGGGCGACAAGGACCTGTTGTACAGGGCCTTTTACAATATCGTTTCCAACGCCATGCAGGCCATGGACGGCGGCGAGATCAGCATCAGCGCCGTGGGCGACAATGGTGCGGTGCACGTGACGGTCACGGACAGCGGACCCGGTTTTGATGCAGCGAGTCTGGACAAGGTGCGCGATCCCTTCTTTACCACCAAGGATACCGGCACCGGGCTGGGGCTGGCCATTGTCGGCTCCATTCTGGAAAGCCACGGCGCGGAATTCCGGCTGGGCAACGATGCCGACGGCGGCGCACGCGTGGACATGATCTTCCCGGCCGGATAGGCGGGCGGGCATGAAACGAAAAAACGTGGTGCAGCCTATTTCGGCCTGCCGCCCTGGCGGGTTCTGCCGGGTGGCGGGGGGCTGACAATGCCTGCGGATTTTTTTGAAACGCAAAAAAACGGGCATGGTCATTGTGACCATGCCCGTTTTTTTCATTGTTTTTCTGGGTTGACCTAGAGAACCCGGCAACCGTCCTCGGTGATCAGCACCTCGTGCTCCCAGCGGATGCCGCCCCAGTCGTCCCAGTACAGGCCCGGCTCCACGGTGATGATCATGCCCGGCTCCATGACGCCCTTGGCCACCCGCGACATGCGCGGCGGCTCGTGGGTTTCCAGCCCCACGCCGTGGCCGAGGCCGTGGTTGAAGTATTGGGCCACGCCCCGTTTGTCGAAATAGTCCCAGGCGGCCTTCCAGCCGTCGTGCAGGGAAACGCCGGGCCGCATCATGTCGATGGCGGCCTGCTGTGCGCCCTGCACCCATTCCAGAACCTCGCGGAAGCGGTCGGAGGGCTTGTCGCCCACCCAGAAGGTGCGGGTCTGGTCCGAATTGTAGTCGTTCAGGCGGCAGCCCGTGTCGATGAGCACCAGATCGCCGTCGCGGATCACGTCCTCGCCGGGGATGGCGTGGCAGAGCGCGGCGTTGCGGCCCACGCCCACAATGCTGGAAAAGGCCATTTCCTCGGCACCGTTGTCCTTGAACATCTTTTCGATGCGCCAGGCGATTTCCTTTTCCGTGGCGCCGGGAACAAGATGTTGTTCGATGTCGCGCATGATTTTGTGGTTCAGGTCCACAGATGCCTGCATGCGTTTGATTTCCTCTTCATCCTTGTACATGCGCAGGCCTTCCACCACGTCGCGCACCGGGGTCAGCTCCACGTAGGGAGCAAGCCCCTCGTGGTCGTACAGGCTGGTCACCGTGGGGTCGAAGCCCATGGCCGTGACACCCTTGCCCTTGAGAAATTCGCCCACTTCCTGATGCTTCTTGCTGGTGTAGATGAGCGTGTCCTGTTCGGGCCACAGCCGTTTGGCCGCGTCCGTGAACCGGGGGTCTGTGAACAGGTAGTCCGGCCCGTCCGCCGTGACCACGACCCAGCCGCTGGATTCGTTGCACTGGCCGTCGTGCAGCTCGAAGCCGCTCAGATAGTAGCGGTTGGCCGCGTGGGAAACCAGCAGGGCCGGGAGCTTGCGTTCCGCAAGGGCTTTTTTCAGGTTGTGGCGCCGTTTTTCGAAAATGATGGTGTCCATGTTCTTATTCCCATGAGTAGGTTTTTTCGTTTGTGTTCTGAATCATGCGTTCCGCCCATTCCACACCCTGCATGACCGAATGGTCCATGTTGCCCACCTCGTATTTCCAGCCGCCGAACCGGCCGCGCGAGAATATGCCGAGCCGCTCCAGCCTCGGCTGGATTTCGCGCAGGGCCTCGTCGCGTTGCAGGCAGGGCACGGGGTAGCCGTAACCCACGCTGGTTTCCCATCGTGTGAGCAGGTCGTCCTTCCTGTCCGGTTCCAGCAGGGTGGTGTTGACCAGCCCGTCCACGGTCCGTTGCATGAGCGTGTTTTTGTCCTCGGGCTTGTGTTCGGAAAAGGAGGTCTCGCACATGAAGGCGAGCTGGTTGCCCGGGTCGGCCACGTTGTTGGGCGAGTAGTTGTGAAAATTGGTGGTGCGGTAGAAGGGCGCGTCATCTTCGGGAAAATACATCCAGCAGCGGGAATTGGCGGGATGATCCCGTTTGTCCAGCCCCACGCCCGCAACATACACGCCGTTGTGGCTGAGGCCGGCGGCCGCGCGTGTCATGGCCTCGTTGCGCTGGCAAAGCCATTGCCCGGCCAAAAGGTCCAGCGGGGCCGTGTTCAAAAGGTATTCGTATTCCACGCGCAGGCCCTGTTCGGTGCGCACGGTTCTGGCTTCGGCGTCCACCTCGGCCACGGACTGCTGCGTATGGATAGCGTCCTGCACGCGTTCGGCCAATTTGCGGAATATCTGGCCGGTGCCGCCCGTGAGCGGAAACCTGAAGGTGTTGTTCGGGCCCCAGCCCACGTCGTCCTGTTCCAGCACGATGGACTTGAGCACGGATTCCAGCTCGATGACGCTGACGCGCTCGCCGATCCACGAATACTGCATTTCGTCCGGCGGCGTGGCCCAGACCTTGAAATTGTAGGGACGCAAAAAGACCTCGGCAATGCCCGGACCGAAAACATGGTCGATCCACTGGCCGAAATTCTGCGGGTGTTCCTGCGGCCGGTTTTTCTCGAAAAGTCCCTGCACGCATTTCCAGCGCGTTTCCGGCGGCAGGTGGCGAATATTGTTCTGGAACGGGTAGGGCACCCATGTGCCGCAGGCCCGGACCCATGATTCGCGCTGGTGTTCGAGGTATTTGCCGTCCAGCAGGTCGTCCAGCAATGCGTCGAAATATTCGTAGTGGGAGAAGATCACGTGCCCGCCGATGTCCCATGTGAATCCGGCCGGATCCGTGAAACTGGCAGAAAGGCCGCCCGTGTGTTCAAGGCGTTCCAGCACCGCAAAAGAATCCTCGCCCAGTTCCCTGAGACGGTTGGCCGCGCCCAGTCCCGTGGGCCCGGCACCGATGATCAGGTATTTGACCTTCATTTCTCCTCCACGTGTGCAGTTCCGTCCCGAACCGGGAAATCGTTCGTGATTCCCGGTTGTTTCCGGCATGTCTCGGGGCATAGTGCGCGGTTTTGGGCGTGAATGTCAAACGGCTTTCGTAACAGTGTCACCGGAGTTTCGTATCGGCGTAACGGTTTTGTAACACGGCATTGATAGCACTGCTCGTGCAGGCCGAAGTGGCCGGGCAAGACACAATTCCAAATCACGTTTTCGGAGGAAGGAAAACCATGAAAAAGTCTTTTATCGCTCTTGTTGCTCTGATCGCCATGAGCATCGCCGCCACCGCCTTTGCCGGTGACATCCGCGTCAAGGGTTCCACCACCGTGGACCCGGCCATGAAAAAACTCGTTGCCGCCTTCAGCAAGATGAATCCGGCCGTCAACTTCTCCATTTCCGCCACCGGTTCCGGCGACGGCGCCAAGGCCATCATCAACGGCACCGCCGACATCGGCATGATGTCCCGCGACATGAAGTCCGCCGAAGCCAAGAAATGCAAGGCCAACGGCGTGACCCCGGTCCAGTACGTGATCGCCCTGGACTGCATCGTGCCCATCGTGCACCCCAGCAACACCGTGGAAGCCCTGACTCTTGACCAGATCAAGGGCATCTACCAGGACAAGATCCGCAACTGGAAGGACGTGGGCGGCAACAGCGGCGTCATCGCACTGTTCTCCCGCGAAACCAACTCCGGTACCTACGAAGTGTGGCACAAGAAGGTCATGAAGAAGGAAGATGAGTTCGACATGGTCTCCCGCATGCCTTCCAACGCCGCCATGGCCGCCAAGATCGCCGGCAACAAGAAGGGCATCGGCTACGTGGGTCTGGGCTTTTTGAACGACAAGATCAAGGGCCTGAAGGTCAACGGCATCGAAGCCAACGTTGCCAACGCCCTGAACAAGTCCTACCCGCTTTCCCGCGGCCTGAACCTCTACACCGCGGGGCAGCCCACGGGCGAAGTCAAGGAATTCATCGACTTCATCATGAGCGCCAAGGGCCAGGCCATCGTTGCCGAAGTCGGTTTCGTTCCCGTCAAGTAGCAGCGAAACATTGTGTTGCGCATGAGGTCTCGACCTCATGACGAATCCCGCCGGGACATCCGCAAGTCCCGGCGGGCAACCTTCTGCAAGGGGAGCCGGAAAGCTCATGTTTGACCGCAGGAAAAAGGAAAACCTGATCAGGGGCGCGTTCTTCGTGGTGGCCTCCATTTCCATCATCGCCCTCGGGCTGATCGTGTATTTTTTGGTGAGCGAGGCCCTGCCGACGTTCACGGGGTTCGATGCCATGGGCGAGCAGCATGGTGGGGTTTCCTTTTTCGATTTCATTTTCGGAGCCGAGTGGAAACCCATTTCCGAGAACCCCCAGTGGGG
This window encodes:
- a CDS encoding sensor histidine kinase, which translates into the protein MNQQNDQAERPLQFVKVLSWSVMALILGSSLALSIFISKTAENALLKKQEQFGLLLAENLSHQVYTRFALPVMIRFGGISLSNEEQFKRLDQVVRSTIHSFKVHDLRIYSREGMVSYSLKSDELGTKGEDVDRVRQTYESATFNASIKENISKLAALFSLRHPRPGSIMLEAFYPLRAEQNLAVADDNPIMGILEFEQDITDEYMAVINLERLIVALSLLTSLVLFVVIMTLMRRAERLNMERVEEKERLERELHQQEKLAGMGRMVAGVAHEIRNPLGIICSSSELILKKARKEEHPHTRLIQAVHEEAKRLSRTVGEFLDYARPRQPALHDVDVGKVLDQVAVFLESECEKLGVTIDRLYHGDLTVQGDKDLLYRAFYNIVSNAMQAMDGGEISISAVGDNGAVHVTVTDSGPGFDAASLDKVRDPFFTTKDTGTGLGLAIVGSILESHGAEFRLGNDADGGARVDMIFPAG
- a CDS encoding M24 family metallopeptidase, with amino-acid sequence MDTIIFEKRRHNLKKALAERKLPALLVSHAANRYYLSGFELHDGQCNESSGWVVVTADGPDYLFTDPRFTDAAKRLWPEQDTLIYTSKKHQEVGEFLKGKGVTAMGFDPTVTSLYDHEGLAPYVELTPVRDVVEGLRMYKDEEEIKRMQASVDLNHKIMRDIEQHLVPGATEKEIAWRIEKMFKDNGAEEMAFSSIVGVGRNAALCHAIPGEDVIRDGDLVLIDTGCRLNDYNSDQTRTFWVGDKPSDRFREVLEWVQGAQQAAIDMMRPGVSLHDGWKAAWDYFDKRGVAQYFNHGLGHGVGLETHEPPRMSRVAKGVMEPGMIITVEPGLYWDDWGGIRWEHEVLITEDGCRVL
- a CDS encoding protoporphyrinogen/coproporphyrinogen oxidase yields the protein MKVKYLIIGAGPTGLGAANRLRELGEDSFAVLERLEHTGGLSASFTDPAGFTWDIGGHVIFSHYEYFDALLDDLLDGKYLEHQRESWVRACGTWVPYPFQNNIRHLPPETRWKCVQGLFEKNRPQEHPQNFGQWIDHVFGPGIAEVFLRPYNFKVWATPPDEMQYSWIGERVSVIELESVLKSIVLEQDDVGWGPNNTFRFPLTGGTGQIFRKLAERVQDAIHTQQSVAEVDAEARTVRTEQGLRVEYEYLLNTAPLDLLAGQWLCQRNEAMTRAAAGLSHNGVYVAGVGLDKRDHPANSRCWMYFPEDDAPFYRTTNFHNYSPNNVADPGNQLAFMCETSFSEHKPEDKNTLMQRTVDGLVNTTLLEPDRKDDLLTRWETSVGYGYPVPCLQRDEALREIQPRLERLGIFSRGRFGGWKYEVGNMDHSVMQGVEWAERMIQNTNEKTYSWE
- a CDS encoding PstS family phosphate ABC transporter substrate-binding protein → MKKSFIALVALIAMSIAATAFAGDIRVKGSTTVDPAMKKLVAAFSKMNPAVNFSISATGSGDGAKAIINGTADIGMMSRDMKSAEAKKCKANGVTPVQYVIALDCIVPIVHPSNTVEALTLDQIKGIYQDKIRNWKDVGGNSGVIALFSRETNSGTYEVWHKKVMKKEDEFDMVSRMPSNAAMAAKIAGNKKGIGYVGLGFLNDKIKGLKVNGIEANVANALNKSYPLSRGLNLYTAGQPTGEVKEFIDFIMSAKGQAIVAEVGFVPVK